One region of Candidatus Peribacteraceae bacterium genomic DNA includes:
- a CDS encoding Ku protein, protein MRAVWTGTLSFGLVNIPVKLFSASEERGGLTFELLHQKDLSPVRSIRVCAEEDHEVPFGEVVRGYQYRRGKYVVLEEEDFRRVRAVQTRSLSVVGFCDAEEIGPAYYEKPYFLEPERGAERLYALLREALRRSGKAALATFVLRGKEHLAAVMPEGRALMAYQLRFHSELRGTDDLRFPPERAADGEEMEATLQFIGILSDPFRPQDYRDRYTEELRGVLMDKVRGQVPAVQAEELEMTRMKDVLLRLRQSLEQVARRSPKSHARRKGSAARRMQSTIPHEEGARKPKLKRKEQEEHSE, encoded by the coding sequence ATGCGCGCTGTCTGGACCGGCACCCTCTCCTTCGGCCTCGTGAACATTCCCGTCAAACTCTTCTCCGCCTCGGAAGAGAGGGGCGGTCTGACTTTTGAGCTCCTGCACCAGAAAGACCTTTCACCCGTCCGCAGCATTCGCGTCTGCGCGGAAGAAGACCACGAAGTGCCCTTCGGGGAGGTGGTGCGCGGCTACCAATACCGCAGGGGGAAGTACGTGGTGCTGGAGGAAGAGGATTTCCGGCGCGTACGGGCGGTGCAAACGCGCTCCCTCTCCGTCGTCGGCTTCTGCGACGCGGAAGAGATCGGTCCCGCGTACTATGAGAAGCCGTACTTCCTGGAACCGGAACGGGGGGCGGAGCGTCTGTACGCGCTCCTGCGGGAAGCTCTCCGGCGCTCCGGCAAGGCGGCGCTCGCCACCTTCGTGCTGCGCGGGAAGGAACACCTGGCGGCGGTGATGCCCGAGGGGCGGGCGCTCATGGCATACCAATTGCGCTTCCATTCGGAGTTGCGCGGGACGGATGACCTCCGCTTTCCCCCGGAGCGCGCGGCGGACGGGGAGGAGATGGAGGCGACGCTGCAGTTCATCGGCATCCTCTCCGACCCGTTCCGTCCGCAGGACTACCGGGACCGGTACACGGAGGAGCTGCGGGGGGTGCTCATGGACAAGGTGCGGGGGCAAGTGCCGGCCGTGCAAGCGGAAGAGTTGGAGATGACCCGCATGAAGGATGTGTTGCTGCGGTTGCGCCAGAGCCTGGAGCAGGTGGCGCGTCGGTCCCCCAAAAGCCATGCGCGGCGCAAGGGGTCGGCAGCCCGACGCATGCAATCGACCATCCCTCATGAGGAAGGGGCAAGGAAGCCCAAATTGAAAAGGAAGGAACAGGAAGAGCACAGCGAGTGA
- the uppP gene encoding undecaprenyl-diphosphatase UppP, whose translation MTFLHAVVLGIVEGVTEFLPVSSTAHLILTSHLLRLEQTEFQKTFDIAIQLGAILAVVVLYARSLLRRFDVWLRVIVAFAPTAVLGALFYRVIKQNLMESIPVVLWALLLGGIALILFEYFHREKGNAVEDPGAISFRQAFTIGLCQSLAFVPGVSRAAATIVGGLLLGIRRKTIVEFSFLLAVPTMAAAAGLDLLQTAPSFSGREFGLLAAGFLTSFVVALLSILWLLRFVQRRSFTLFGIYRILLAVLLWTVLV comes from the coding sequence ATGACGTTCCTCCATGCAGTCGTCCTGGGCATCGTGGAAGGGGTGACGGAATTCCTCCCCGTCTCTTCCACCGCGCACCTCATTCTCACGTCCCACCTCCTCCGCCTGGAACAGACCGAATTCCAGAAGACCTTCGACATCGCCATCCAGCTCGGTGCCATCCTGGCGGTGGTCGTCCTCTACGCGCGCTCGCTGCTCCGCCGCTTCGACGTGTGGCTCCGCGTGATCGTCGCTTTCGCGCCGACGGCGGTGCTGGGGGCGCTCTTCTACCGCGTCATCAAGCAGAACCTGATGGAAAGCATCCCCGTGGTCCTGTGGGCGCTCCTCCTCGGAGGCATCGCGCTCATCCTCTTCGAGTACTTCCATCGCGAGAAGGGCAATGCGGTGGAGGACCCGGGTGCCATTTCCTTCCGGCAGGCGTTCACTATCGGCCTCTGCCAGTCCCTCGCCTTCGTCCCCGGCGTCTCCCGCGCCGCGGCCACCATCGTGGGCGGGCTGCTCCTGGGCATCCGCCGGAAGACGATCGTGGAGTTCTCGTTCCTCCTCGCTGTTCCCACCATGGCCGCAGCCGCGGGTCTCGACCTCCTCCAAACGGCGCCCTCCTTTTCCGGACGCGAGTTCGGCCTCCTCGCGGCGGGGTTCCTTACATCCTTCGTCGTGGCGCTGCTGAGCATCCTCTGGCTGCTCCGTTTCGTTCAGCGGCGCTCCTTCACGCTGTTCGGCATCTATCGCATCCTCTTGGCAGTCCTCCTCTGGACGGTCTTGGTGTGA
- a CDS encoding S-layer homology domain-containing protein: MRRTFFIAAAILLPLTALALDYTDRSTQYTDAPFSKPEAVAISVLTNLGVVKGNPDGTFAAKRSLNRAEFLKIAILSAPTSTGEGEGGCFPDVPVAEWFATYVCGAKASGIVQGNPDGKFHPERAVNYAEALKMLSKLFRYTLTAQSSDTWYAPFVRAAQEHGTLLPVSITMDTPLTRGQMARLTAAFAAEARGELAQYRAAEQGKTLSSSSATSSSSTSSGTSGSSVSSSSSSVSSSVASASSASSVSSSSSSSYAIDLPAKSHFLQVGSWSEPIASATFNSTLEPALIRSVTVKLKTKISSISSMEVLDRDGVRVGLLILDYLDENDLTWTGTFTASGAYELPKNTERTLAVRVLLKAKDSGGVSEQLVQVDTFTIVAEGTWSHNSFGSAPQTFAFPKHQTTMARVTSVMNMLPSQGVLQVGSRQLLAEFSFAGSGVATISPRIQNIEFTVNKSTTIAVSNWQIQAAEGGETLPCSVSDGTVSCLLLPAEMGTLSATPRSLRLFGDVAVDQGAQYPFLQVQLQKSGTVGEGGSIHWTDSVGRFTWTELGTPIATGTKWQG, translated from the coding sequence ATGCGCCGCACGTTCTTCATCGCCGCCGCCATCCTGCTCCCCCTCACCGCCCTCGCGTTGGATTATACGGACAGGAGTACGCAGTACACGGATGCGCCGTTCTCCAAACCGGAAGCTGTGGCGATCAGCGTGCTCACGAACTTGGGCGTGGTGAAAGGGAACCCGGACGGCACCTTTGCCGCGAAGCGCTCGTTGAACCGGGCGGAATTCCTCAAAATCGCCATCCTCAGCGCCCCCACCTCCACCGGTGAAGGGGAAGGGGGATGTTTTCCGGACGTGCCGGTGGCGGAGTGGTTCGCGACGTACGTGTGCGGGGCGAAGGCCTCGGGCATCGTGCAGGGGAACCCCGACGGCAAGTTCCATCCCGAGCGCGCCGTGAACTACGCGGAAGCGCTCAAGATGCTGAGCAAACTCTTCCGCTACACGCTCACGGCGCAATCCTCCGACACGTGGTACGCCCCCTTCGTCCGCGCCGCGCAAGAACACGGCACGCTGTTGCCGGTGAGCATCACCATGGATACTCCCCTCACGCGCGGCCAGATGGCGCGCCTCACGGCCGCATTCGCGGCTGAAGCGCGCGGCGAGCTGGCGCAGTACCGCGCCGCCGAGCAAGGGAAGACGCTCTCGTCCTCGTCGGCGACGTCTTCGTCGAGCACGAGCAGCGGGACGTCCGGTTCATCCGTTTCCAGCAGTTCTTCTTCCGTTTCCTCATCGGTTGCATCGGCATCCTCGGCATCGTCCGTTTCCTCCTCTTCCAGCAGTAGTTACGCCATCGACCTCCCCGCAAAGAGCCACTTTCTCCAGGTGGGGAGCTGGAGCGAGCCCATCGCGAGCGCAACCTTCAATTCCACGCTGGAACCCGCGCTCATCCGCAGCGTGACGGTAAAATTGAAGACGAAAATCAGTTCCATCAGCAGCATGGAGGTGCTGGACCGCGACGGCGTGCGCGTGGGGCTGCTCATTCTGGACTACTTGGATGAGAACGACCTCACCTGGACGGGGACGTTCACGGCGAGCGGGGCGTACGAGCTGCCGAAGAACACGGAGCGCACGCTTGCGGTGCGCGTGCTCCTCAAGGCGAAGGATTCCGGCGGTGTTTCCGAGCAGCTGGTGCAAGTGGATACGTTCACCATCGTGGCGGAGGGGACCTGGAGCCACAATTCCTTCGGTTCGGCGCCGCAGACCTTCGCATTCCCCAAGCACCAGACCACCATGGCGCGCGTCACATCGGTGATGAACATGCTCCCCTCGCAAGGCGTGCTGCAAGTGGGATCCCGTCAACTGTTGGCGGAATTCTCGTTCGCTGGCTCGGGCGTGGCCACCATCTCCCCTCGCATCCAGAACATCGAGTTCACGGTGAATAAGAGCACCACCATCGCCGTGTCCAATTGGCAGATCCAGGCGGCCGAAGGCGGGGAGACCCTCCCCTGCTCCGTTTCCGACGGGACGGTGAGCTGTCTCCTCCTACCCGCGGAAATGGGGACCCTGAGCGCAACCCCGCGTTCCCTGCGGCTCTTCGGCGACGTGGCGGTGGACCAGGGCGCGCAGTATCCCTTCCTCCAGGTGCAACTCCAGAAATCGGGCACCGTAGGCGAAGGCGGCTCCATCCATTGGACCGACAGCGTGGGACGCTTCACGTGGACGGAGCTCGGCACCCCCATTGCGACGGGGACGAAGTGGCAGGGGTAA
- a CDS encoding putative peptidoglycan glycosyltransferase FtsW: MFKRLDLLLLGITAVLTLFGLAMIASVSVFESYQLTLHLTQTGALSAPTNSFYLTRSFMHLIVGMGVMGFFTVVPYRFWERHARTLYFMALALLLAVFVPWLSAGWGTSSSWLRLGMFSLQPSELFKLAFIFYLAVWLQKREQLIGTFKEGFIPFATLLVVSTFIIALEPDFGTFLIISGIATVMFFIAGGNVFHLFLGGGLAGVMGLPVILQKEYIRNRFVAFLFPNDPTITESIGFQIKQALIAIGSGGLFGVGYGKSIQKFGYLPEVQADMIFAAMAEELGFLRLLIVLGMYGILIYRGFRIAQNAPDRFGFLVATGISSWIGVQTGINIAVNVGLFPITGLTLPFISAGGSSLISLLAGVGILLNISMHSTEHVTARASRKERHGWEWRLSLR; this comes from the coding sequence ATGTTCAAGCGCCTGGACCTTCTGCTCCTCGGCATCACGGCGGTGCTCACGCTTTTCGGCCTCGCCATGATCGCCAGCGTGAGCGTGTTCGAGAGCTACCAGCTCACCCTGCACCTCACGCAGACCGGCGCGCTCTCCGCGCCCACCAACTCCTTCTACCTCACCCGCAGCTTCATGCACCTCATCGTGGGAATGGGGGTGATGGGCTTCTTCACGGTGGTTCCCTACCGGTTCTGGGAACGCCATGCGCGCACGCTCTACTTCATGGCCTTGGCGCTGCTGCTGGCGGTGTTCGTGCCGTGGCTGAGCGCGGGATGGGGGACTTCGAGCAGCTGGCTGCGCTTGGGGATGTTCTCCCTGCAGCCTTCGGAACTCTTCAAGCTGGCTTTCATCTTCTACCTGGCGGTGTGGCTGCAGAAGCGGGAGCAGCTCATCGGCACGTTCAAGGAAGGCTTCATCCCCTTCGCCACGCTCCTCGTGGTAAGCACGTTCATCATCGCGCTGGAACCGGACTTCGGCACGTTCCTCATCATCAGCGGGATCGCCACGGTGATGTTCTTCATCGCCGGCGGGAACGTCTTCCACCTCTTCCTTGGCGGCGGCCTGGCGGGAGTGATGGGGTTGCCCGTGATCCTGCAGAAGGAATACATCCGCAACCGCTTCGTCGCCTTCCTCTTCCCCAATGACCCGACCATCACGGAATCCATCGGGTTCCAAATCAAGCAGGCGCTCATCGCCATCGGGAGCGGGGGACTGTTCGGCGTGGGCTACGGCAAGTCCATCCAGAAGTTCGGCTACCTCCCGGAAGTGCAGGCGGACATGATCTTCGCCGCCATGGCCGAGGAACTGGGTTTCCTGCGGCTGCTCATCGTGCTGGGGATGTACGGCATCCTGATCTACCGGGGATTCCGCATCGCGCAGAACGCGCCCGACCGTTTCGGATTTTTGGTGGCGACCGGCATCTCCTCCTGGATCGGCGTGCAGACGGGCATCAACATCGCCGTCAACGTGGGCCTCTTCCCCATCACCGGCCTCACGCTCCCCTTCATCAGCGCCGGCGGCTCTTCGCTCATCTCTCTGCTGGCGGGCGTCGGCATTTTGCTGAACATCTCCATGCATTCCACCGAACATGTGACGGCGCGCGCATCGCGAAAGGAGAGGCACGGCTGGGAATGGAGGTTGTCTCTGAGGTGA
- the lspA gene encoding signal peptidase II, which translates to MLPFLLSSLVAFLLSVLGTFLVNGFLHARIPLVGSFVGFERSVNPGIAFGVRLPTLLQAALTAAALLVVFLLAWKGKQSRFQQAAYGLIAGGALANIVDRIPDGVVTDFIQVGSFPVFNVADSCITVGVVLLLVESVWRRGEE; encoded by the coding sequence GTGCTCCCCTTTCTCCTCTCCTCCCTCGTCGCGTTCCTCTTGAGCGTCCTGGGGACCTTCCTCGTGAACGGCTTCCTCCATGCGCGCATTCCTCTCGTGGGCTCCTTCGTCGGTTTCGAGCGTTCCGTGAACCCCGGCATCGCGTTCGGCGTGCGCCTGCCCACCCTCCTGCAGGCCGCGCTCACGGCGGCCGCGCTCCTCGTTGTTTTCCTGCTGGCCTGGAAGGGGAAACAATCGCGTTTCCAGCAGGCGGCGTACGGGCTCATTGCGGGAGGCGCGTTGGCGAACATCGTGGACCGCATCCCCGACGGCGTGGTGACGGATTTCATCCAGGTGGGGAGTTTCCCCGTCTTCAATGTGGCGGATAGTTGTATAACGGTGGGGGTGGTGTTGTTGCTTGTCGAGAGCGTGTGGAGGAGAGGGGAGGAGTAA
- a CDS encoding peptidylprolyl isomerase — MYKFLIPLFALAFLLVSCTPSTPPADPGQQNGEGSVSSASSLDAALFQFDGTILSGKHTVVLKTSQGDITLELDADAAPKTVTNFITLAKNGFYDNLTFHRVIPDFMIQGGDPNGNGSGGRSIFGEKFEDEINANSYGLDKRKVKDAVDDPTLDPAIADLTLKQLYEQKGYVYNDKLTSIPLVRGSIAMANAGPNTNGSQFFIVHAAETPWLNGQHTVFGKVTKGMDVVDAITAVPRDGSDAPLEPVTFTVEVSGAASSPAASAAPAL; from the coding sequence ATGTATAAATTCCTCATCCCGCTTTTTGCGCTGGCTTTTCTACTCGTGAGTTGCACTCCCTCCACACCACCGGCCGATCCGGGCCAACAGAACGGAGAGGGAAGCGTCTCCTCCGCCTCGTCGCTCGATGCGGCGCTGTTCCAGTTTGACGGCACCATCCTCTCCGGCAAGCACACCGTCGTGCTCAAGACGTCGCAGGGGGATATCACCTTGGAACTGGATGCGGACGCCGCCCCCAAGACCGTGACGAACTTCATCACGCTCGCCAAGAACGGCTTCTACGACAACCTCACCTTCCACCGCGTGATTCCGGACTTCATGATCCAAGGAGGCGACCCCAACGGCAACGGCTCCGGCGGACGCAGCATCTTCGGTGAAAAGTTCGAGGATGAGATCAACGCGAACAGCTACGGCCTCGACAAGCGCAAGGTGAAGGACGCCGTGGACGACCCCACCCTCGACCCCGCCATCGCGGACCTCACGCTCAAGCAGCTCTACGAGCAGAAGGGGTACGTGTACAACGACAAGCTCACCTCCATCCCGCTCGTGCGCGGTTCCATCGCCATGGCGAACGCCGGCCCCAACACCAACGGGAGCCAGTTCTTCATCGTGCACGCCGCCGAGACGCCCTGGCTCAACGGCCAGCACACGGTGTTCGGCAAGGTGACGAAGGGCATGGACGTGGTGGACGCCATTACGGCCGTGCCGCGTGACGGGAGTGATGCGCCCCTGGAGCCCGTGACCTTTACGGTGGAAGTTTCCGGCGCCGCTTCCTCGCCGGCCGCCTCCGCCGCCCCGGCGTTATAA
- the murA gene encoding UDP-N-acetylglucosamine 1-carboxyvinyltransferase translates to MGISYHVRGGKPLSGEVSVGGAKNAALPLIAGALLAEGETVLTNVPKLRDTLAMLAILEFLGAETSFADGTLRIRTHKVRNKPIPAQYVSTLRGSIVLLGPLLARFGVVEMSYPGGCVLGKRPVGAHIEAFVQLGAKDMSSEEVLHLQGALRPGRVILPEFSVTATENVVLAAALLPGITTVELAAAEPHVRDVEDFVAEMGAEVRGKGTHTVTVCGRKDLQPVTHHVIPDYLEAGALALTGLVTRGKVSVRGVDDSHLTSFLDVLRRGGCVWEYKPEGGVLTVDGEASQCRAMNVRTNIFPGFPTDLQAPLGVALTQASGVSRIFERLYEGRLGYLYELEKMGAHVEILNAHQALIIGPTPLKGRIVASNDIRAGAAMVLAALCADGETTITDVRYIERGYDRLDEKLEKLGARIERVEAKE, encoded by the coding sequence ATGGGAATCAGTTACCACGTACGGGGGGGTAAACCCCTTTCGGGCGAAGTGAGCGTGGGCGGCGCCAAGAACGCCGCTCTTCCCCTGATCGCGGGGGCGCTCTTGGCGGAGGGCGAGACGGTGCTCACCAACGTCCCCAAACTGCGTGATACGCTGGCCATGCTCGCGATCCTGGAGTTCCTGGGCGCGGAGACCTCTTTTGCGGACGGCACGCTCCGCATCCGCACCCACAAGGTCCGCAACAAACCCATTCCCGCCCAGTACGTCTCCACGCTGCGCGGCTCCATCGTGCTGCTCGGCCCCCTCTTGGCGCGGTTCGGCGTTGTGGAAATGTCGTATCCGGGCGGATGTGTCCTGGGCAAGCGCCCCGTGGGGGCCCATATCGAGGCGTTCGTCCAGCTGGGCGCCAAGGACATGAGCAGCGAGGAGGTCCTTCATCTGCAGGGGGCGCTGCGCCCCGGGCGGGTGATCCTTCCGGAGTTCTCCGTCACCGCCACGGAGAACGTGGTCCTCGCCGCCGCCCTCCTCCCCGGTATAACCACCGTCGAGCTGGCCGCCGCGGAGCCGCACGTGCGCGATGTGGAAGATTTCGTGGCGGAGATGGGGGCGGAGGTGCGGGGCAAGGGGACGCATACCGTCACCGTTTGCGGACGCAAGGACCTGCAGCCGGTTACGCACCACGTGATTCCCGATTACCTGGAGGCGGGGGCGCTGGCGCTCACGGGCCTCGTGACGCGGGGCAAGGTGTCCGTGCGGGGCGTGGATGATTCCCACCTCACCTCGTTCCTGGATGTGCTGCGGCGCGGCGGGTGCGTGTGGGAGTACAAACCCGAAGGCGGCGTGCTCACCGTGGACGGCGAGGCGTCGCAGTGCCGCGCCATGAACGTCCGCACCAACATCTTCCCCGGCTTCCCCACCGACCTCCAGGCTCCCCTGGGCGTCGCCCTCACGCAGGCATCCGGCGTCAGCCGCATCTTCGAACGCTTGTACGAAGGCCGGCTGGGCTACCTCTACGAGTTGGAGAAGATGGGGGCGCACGTCGAAATCCTCAACGCGCACCAGGCGCTCATCATCGGGCCCACTCCCCTCAAGGGACGCATCGTGGCGAGCAACGACATCCGCGCGGGGGCCGCCATGGTGCTGGCTGCGCTCTGCGCCGACGGCGAAACGACCATCACGGACGTGCGCTACATCGAGCGCGGCTACGACAGGCTGGATGAGAAGCTGGAGAAGTTGGGAGCGCGGATTGAGAGGGTGGAAGCGAAGGAGTGA
- the pyrF gene encoding orotidine-5'-phosphate decarboxylase — protein sequence MHFADSLTRATKEKSPVCVGLDPQLAKLPASLPKTPEGVLAFCKGIVDATKDVAAAVKPQMAYFEVLGWQGMKVFWETCAYAKGQGMVVIADGKRNDIGSTCEAYADAYLSAGSPIDALTVTPFMGSDGINPFIKRCTENEKGIFVQVKNSNPSSGEIQDLPVGDEVVHEHIAQLVESWGMRHLGKETNLSCVGAVVGATYPEEVKYLRTLMPHIPFLIPGYGAQGGGAADVLHGFVPDGTGAIVNAARSIIFASNKDDWREAAKASAEKMAGEIGGALRK from the coding sequence ATGCACTTCGCCGACTCCCTCACGCGCGCCACGAAGGAGAAATCCCCCGTGTGCGTCGGTCTCGACCCGCAATTGGCCAAGCTCCCCGCGAGCCTCCCCAAGACGCCCGAGGGCGTGCTCGCGTTCTGCAAGGGTATTGTGGACGCCACGAAGGACGTGGCTGCGGCGGTGAAGCCGCAGATGGCGTACTTCGAAGTGCTCGGCTGGCAGGGGATGAAGGTGTTCTGGGAGACGTGCGCGTACGCCAAGGGGCAGGGGATGGTGGTCATCGCGGACGGCAAGCGGAACGACATCGGCTCCACGTGCGAGGCGTACGCGGATGCGTACCTCAGCGCGGGCTCACCCATCGACGCCCTCACGGTGACACCCTTCATGGGATCCGATGGAATCAACCCGTTCATCAAGCGATGCACCGAAAACGAAAAAGGGATTTTCGTGCAGGTGAAGAACAGCAACCCAAGCTCCGGGGAAATTCAGGATCTACCCGTAGGAGACGAAGTGGTTCACGAGCATATCGCTCAACTTGTAGAAAGTTGGGGGATGCGCCACTTGGGAAAAGAGACGAACCTCTCATGTGTAGGCGCCGTTGTCGGAGCGACTTATCCCGAAGAAGTGAAATACCTCCGCACCCTCATGCCGCATATCCCTTTCTTGATTCCGGGATATGGTGCCCAAGGCGGGGGAGCAGCGGACGTGCTTCATGGCTTCGTGCCAGACGGCACGGGAGCCATCGTCAATGCAGCCCGCTCCATCATCTTCGCTTCGAACAAGGACGACTGGCGGGAGGCGGCGAAAGCCTCAGCGGAAAAGATGGCGGGGGAGATTGGCGGTGCACTGCGTAAGTGA
- a CDS encoding YifB family Mg chelatase-like AAA ATPase, protein MLTSLTSFANVGLHCGRITVEVGVARGEDSCFFIVGLGDTAVQESKQRVRMALRSSGERIPGGCVISVNLAPGDLRKIGPRYDLPIAIGLLLSLELLSLDEERLRTMAFLGELAFDGSLRHVSGVLPAAIACRKRGIRTLVVPSVNAPEAALIPDIEVIGAKSLPELLAILKGEQDPPRVDPPASGARTGKQEENAIDFRDIRGQEQAKRAMEIAAAGGHNILLCGAPGSGKTLLARAFRGILPPLSQEESIEVMQIYSVANLLPQGSPLLTCRPFRTVHHTASGVSIVGGGQIPKPGEISLAHRGVLFLDELAEFPAQVLEVLRQPLEDRTITITRAQGSVTFPADFIMVAAMNPPESGGGSALKIQRRISVPLLDRIDLKIDVRAVPIEDLGKRASQNGRSSGEICACVAAARERQRVRFKGLSISTNKEMSVRHIDELCPLDAPSQKLLNQATQRLGLSARAYHRTIKVARTIADLAGERDIAAPHVAEALQYRQANDS, encoded by the coding sequence ATGCTCACCTCCCTCACGTCCTTCGCCAACGTCGGTCTCCATTGCGGACGCATCACCGTGGAAGTGGGAGTGGCACGCGGCGAGGACTCCTGCTTCTTCATTGTGGGTCTGGGGGATACCGCGGTACAGGAGAGCAAGCAGAGGGTACGCATGGCCTTGCGCTCCAGCGGCGAGCGGATTCCCGGCGGCTGCGTGATCTCCGTGAACCTTGCGCCCGGCGACCTGCGCAAGATCGGCCCGCGCTACGATCTCCCCATCGCCATCGGTCTTCTCCTTTCCCTCGAACTGCTCTCCCTCGACGAAGAACGCCTGCGGACGATGGCCTTCCTGGGAGAACTGGCCTTCGACGGAAGCCTGCGGCATGTTTCGGGCGTGTTGCCGGCGGCCATCGCCTGCCGCAAGCGCGGCATACGCACGCTCGTGGTGCCGTCCGTGAACGCGCCGGAAGCGGCTCTCATTCCCGACATTGAAGTGATTGGGGCGAAGAGTCTCCCTGAGCTCCTCGCAATCCTGAAAGGGGAACAAGATCCCCCGCGCGTGGATCCGCCGGCAAGCGGCGCCCGTACCGGGAAACAAGAGGAGAACGCCATTGATTTTCGGGATATCCGCGGGCAGGAACAGGCGAAACGCGCTATGGAGATTGCCGCAGCGGGAGGCCATAATATCCTGCTCTGCGGTGCGCCGGGCTCGGGCAAGACGCTCCTCGCCCGCGCCTTCCGGGGCATTTTGCCGCCGCTCTCACAGGAGGAATCCATCGAAGTGATGCAAATCTATTCGGTGGCGAACCTTCTTCCCCAGGGTTCTCCGCTTCTCACTTGCCGTCCTTTTCGCACGGTCCACCATACCGCCAGCGGTGTGAGCATTGTGGGGGGAGGGCAAATACCGAAGCCGGGTGAAATCTCGCTGGCCCACCGCGGCGTGCTCTTTTTGGATGAACTCGCGGAATTCCCCGCGCAGGTGCTGGAGGTGCTTCGCCAGCCCCTCGAAGACCGCACCATTACCATCACCCGCGCACAGGGAAGCGTCACATTCCCGGCAGACTTCATTATGGTGGCAGCCATGAATCCGCCGGAGAGCGGCGGCGGCAGTGCCCTCAAGATCCAGCGCCGCATTTCCGTCCCACTCCTCGACCGCATCGACCTCAAGATCGACGTGCGTGCCGTGCCTATTGAAGACTTGGGGAAGCGAGCATCGCAGAATGGCAGAAGCTCCGGCGAGATATGTGCATGTGTCGCGGCGGCCCGGGAGCGGCAGCGCGTGCGGTTCAAGGGGCTCTCCATTTCCACGAATAAGGAGATGAGCGTGCGGCACATTGATGAGTTGTGCCCGCTGGACGCCCCGTCGCAGAAGCTGCTCAACCAAGCGACCCAGCGCCTGGGCCTCTCCGCGCGCGCCTACCACCGCACCATCAAGGTGGCCCGCACCATTGCGGACTTGGCGGGAGAGAGGGATATCGCTGCGCCCCATGTGGCAGAGGCTTTGCAGTACAGACAAGCGAATGACTCCTAG
- a CDS encoding UDP-N-acetylglucosamine--N-acetylmuramyl-(pentapeptide) pyrophosphoryl-undecaprenol N-acetylglucosamine transferase — protein MHILLAGGGSLGHLAPCVAVARALKDAAPEAALHMVCARREEESAFLRHEGFSPTAITLPRRSWTFPVAFLKALRQAGTILDSFRPDAVFCKGGAVSVPVALAARRRKIPIVLHESDMVSGRANRMIMRWATTICTGFPHTQYAIRHTQYAGNPIRPEVTRGNKEEGRKITGLSGNKPVLLVIGGSQGARALNDIVAAHLDELLVHCDVIHLTGPGKHGAAPRAGYWQAPFAHTELPHLYALAELALSRAGANVVTELAANSIPAILVPLRGVAQDHQEANARAAEQSGGCVVVEQDDLPAALVPATAKLLGDRTLLAVMGEKMKTLYRQDAAKDIAAILVEAAMKTSA, from the coding sequence ATGCACATCCTCCTCGCCGGCGGCGGCTCCCTGGGGCATCTCGCCCCCTGCGTGGCGGTGGCGCGGGCGCTGAAGGATGCGGCGCCCGAAGCCGCGCTGCACATGGTCTGCGCCCGGCGTGAGGAGGAGAGTGCGTTCCTCCGGCACGAGGGCTTCTCACCAACGGCCATCACGCTTCCGCGGCGCTCGTGGACGTTCCCTGTCGCCTTCCTTAAAGCATTACGGCAAGCAGGTACCATTCTGGATTCCTTCCGTCCCGACGCGGTGTTCTGTAAAGGAGGCGCCGTAAGCGTGCCGGTCGCCCTGGCGGCGAGGCGGAGGAAGATCCCCATCGTCCTCCACGAGTCGGACATGGTAAGCGGCCGTGCGAACCGGATGATCATGCGCTGGGCAACCACAATCTGCACGGGTTTTCCGCATACGCAATACGCCATACGTCATACGCAATACGCAGGCAATCCCATCCGTCCCGAAGTGACGCGTGGGAACAAGGAGGAGGGAAGGAAGATCACCGGCTTGTCGGGGAACAAGCCCGTCCTCCTCGTCATCGGCGGAAGCCAGGGCGCGCGGGCGCTCAACGACATCGTCGCCGCGCATCTCGATGAACTCCTCGTGCACTGCGACGTCATCCACCTCACCGGACCCGGGAAGCACGGGGCGGCGCCGCGCGCGGGATACTGGCAAGCTCCCTTCGCGCATACGGAGCTCCCGCATCTCTACGCGCTCGCGGAGCTTGCGCTCAGCCGCGCGGGAGCAAACGTCGTCACCGAACTGGCTGCCAACAGCATCCCCGCCATCCTTGTTCCCCTCCGCGGCGTGGCGCAGGACCACCAGGAAGCGAACGCCCGTGCCGCGGAACAGAGCGGTGGATGCGTCGTGGTCGAACAGGATGATCTGCCTGCCGCCCTCGTGCCCGCGACTGCCAAATTGCTCGGTGATCGGACACTGCTCGCTGTGATGGGAGAGAAGATGAAGACGTTGTATAGGCAGGACGCGGCGAAGGACATCGCGGCCATCCTCGTCGAAGCGGCGATGAAGACATCTGCGTAA